One window of Acidobacteriota bacterium genomic DNA carries:
- a CDS encoding prepilin-type N-terminal cleavage/methylation domain-containing protein translates to MRRQARGFTLTEIMVAVAIFAIIFVATLMIYDRSNIIFRDSMEASDLQQNTRVAFETLVSEIRMAGFDFDRDGLPTGSVALQQPDEQLEYIGEHAITFRANLDYETDPGSDNGVELEYQPGWNTTAEDDDFFPVVTTGNDEIVTYALVSDDPSANTDSITFYADVAKPRAAYPGGSSESLVTISGVDLCNDGKGCENPPYTLYRYTLKEDGTPEAGVPVATNIRTLNFTYFSDALAANVITPNAGEGQYTVSGTGVTTSATAEEARNLRETVQSIHVELIGMTEFADKNWNDPIEAAQTDSVASAAQHRQYQLQSNVIPRNLGRRGLQEPTTTPPGAPFITNVCSIGCGVVRVDWKAPEYGIVDSYSILYDTNPAGPFGSSPVSAGSNLFGFVGGLDPNTSYYFIVVAKNSYGSERSDPSLSSVQPINYTKPDVPIITAVTGDGTVPPTDDNITVTLQLPAFNVDFNGNPPVNACGDSAVDIESAQELEYYEVYRSTDPAFDPALGQGDLIYDGVVPSDGQVLDDDPKVSCTTYYYRARIREECASDPALNSANDTAQAYSDYSAVSSASVSTASVEPAIPGNVMTVDAGSSCTGGVCDVTLQWDRVTTDVNGKAILVGEYEIVRYLYVAATGTETSQTVIPVTDTNPSAGGQYSYVDAGLPEPATGDYYTYYVAAVRQSDCVGGVLKSGYSSPEAKFPCVSATVTLLETTIEGDGLSGASPYLVDMSGGSSLADFEVVASKQVATVSMVVTDPGGGNVAGGSATLQPDGVTAYFSAPMTTGTWYKVDMILTDTLGCATTITRYVEGSVSSCCLIPFKDAFGTVFDATIITSTSQTGDTVYIVTLKNQCGTDVTLQRFNIAWSVANLSTFKTVTYADGTVTSFNSAAGALTITPATTVVVPSNGSTTMDLRFETNNRPVTDLTSFCAEYTDGVSTDSCTVVQTAGVCTIP, encoded by the coding sequence ATGAGACGCCAAGCCAGAGGTTTCACTCTGACCGAGATCATGGTCGCCGTCGCGATCTTCGCGATCATTTTCGTGGCCACGCTGATGATCTACGACCGCAGCAACATCATCTTTAGAGACTCGATGGAAGCGAGTGATCTGCAACAGAACACACGGGTCGCTTTCGAGACGCTCGTTTCCGAGATCCGGATGGCTGGTTTCGATTTCGACCGTGACGGACTTCCCACCGGCTCGGTTGCACTCCAGCAGCCGGATGAACAGCTCGAGTACATCGGAGAGCACGCGATCACTTTTCGCGCAAACCTCGATTATGAAACCGACCCCGGATCCGACAACGGTGTCGAGCTCGAGTATCAGCCCGGCTGGAACACGACGGCGGAAGACGACGACTTCTTTCCAGTCGTCACCACCGGTAATGACGAGATCGTCACCTATGCTCTGGTATCCGACGACCCATCCGCGAACACCGACAGCATCACCTTCTACGCGGACGTTGCGAAACCTCGCGCTGCGTACCCCGGGGGATCGAGCGAGTCGCTCGTGACCATCTCCGGTGTCGACCTCTGCAACGACGGCAAGGGCTGCGAGAATCCTCCCTACACGCTCTATCGGTACACTCTGAAAGAGGACGGCACCCCCGAAGCGGGAGTTCCCGTGGCGACCAATATCCGGACCCTGAATTTCACCTACTTCTCGGATGCGCTCGCGGCGAATGTCATCACGCCCAACGCCGGGGAGGGGCAGTACACCGTGAGCGGAACCGGTGTGACGACCTCGGCCACCGCTGAAGAAGCCCGGAATCTGCGGGAAACCGTTCAGTCGATTCATGTCGAGCTGATCGGTATGACCGAGTTCGCTGATAAGAACTGGAACGACCCGATCGAGGCCGCGCAGACAGACTCGGTGGCCTCGGCCGCCCAGCACCGGCAGTATCAGCTTCAGAGCAACGTCATTCCTCGCAACCTCGGGCGTCGTGGCCTGCAGGAGCCGACCACGACGCCCCCGGGCGCCCCGTTCATCACCAACGTATGCTCGATCGGCTGCGGCGTCGTCCGGGTCGACTGGAAGGCTCCGGAGTACGGCATCGTCGACTCCTATTCGATTCTCTACGACACGAACCCTGCCGGACCCTTCGGCTCGAGTCCCGTCTCGGCCGGTTCGAACCTCTTCGGTTTCGTCGGCGGTCTCGATCCGAATACCAGCTACTACTTCATTGTCGTCGCGAAGAACAGCTATGGAAGCGAACGCTCGGACCCAAGCTTGTCCTCGGTACAGCCGATCAATTACACGAAGCCGGATGTTCCGATCATCACCGCTGTGACCGGCGATGGCACGGTTCCACCGACTGACGACAATATTACGGTGACTCTCCAGCTGCCCGCTTTCAACGTCGACTTCAATGGAAATCCTCCCGTGAACGCCTGCGGTGACAGCGCCGTCGACATCGAGTCGGCACAGGAGCTCGAGTACTACGAAGTTTACCGATCGACCGATCCGGCCTTCGACCCCGCCCTCGGGCAGGGGGACCTCATCTATGACGGAGTCGTCCCGTCGGACGGCCAGGTGCTCGATGACGATCCGAAGGTTTCGTGCACGACGTATTACTATCGCGCCCGGATCAGGGAGGAATGTGCCTCCGACCCGGCCCTCAACTCCGCTAACGACACGGCCCAGGCCTACAGCGATTACTCCGCGGTGAGTAGCGCGTCGGTCTCGACGGCATCGGTGGAGCCGGCCATTCCCGGCAACGTCATGACAGTCGATGCCGGATCGTCATGCACCGGAGGAGTTTGCGACGTCACCCTCCAATGGGATCGCGTCACGACCGATGTGAATGGCAAGGCGATCCTCGTCGGAGAATACGAGATCGTCCGGTACCTCTACGTCGCCGCGACTGGCACCGAAACTTCCCAGACTGTGATCCCGGTGACCGACACCAACCCCTCGGCCGGCGGGCAGTACTCCTACGTCGATGCTGGCCTTCCCGAACCAGCCACGGGTGACTACTACACCTACTATGTTGCGGCAGTCCGACAGAGTGATTGCGTGGGGGGCGTTCTGAAGAGCGGCTATTCCTCGCCCGAAGCGAAGTTCCCCTGCGTTTCGGCGACCGTCACACTTCTCGAGACGACGATCGAAGGAGACGGCCTCAGCGGCGCGAGCCCCTATCTGGTCGACATGAGCGGCGGATCGTCGCTGGCGGACTTCGAGGTCGTGGCCAGCAAACAGGTCGCCACCGTCTCGATGGTCGTCACCGATCCGGGCGGCGGCAACGTCGCCGGCGGAAGCGCGACCCTGCAGCCCGACGGAGTCACGGCATACTTCTCCGCACCGATGACCACCGGTACCTGGTACAAGGTCGACATGATCCTGACCGACACACTCGGTTGCGCGACCACGATCACCAGGTATGTCGAAGGGTCGGTCTCGAGCTGCTGCCTGATTCCCTTCAAAGACGCCTTCGGCACTGTCTTCGACGCGACGATCATCACGAGTACCTCCCAGACTGGCGACACCGTTTACATAGTCACGCTGAAGAATCAGTGCGGCACTGATGTGACGCTCCAGCGCTTCAACATCGCCTGGAGCGTAGCCAACCTCAGCACCTTCAAGACAGTCACCTACGCCGACGGCACAGTGACTTCGTTCAACAGCGCAGCCGGAGCTCTGACGATCACGCCGGCGACGACGGTCGTGGTTCCGAGCAACGGCTCGACCACGATGGATCTGCGCTTCGAAACCAACAATCGTCCCGTCACTGATCTCACGAGCTTCTGCGCAGAATACACCGACGGAGTCTCGACCGACAGTTGCACCGTCGTTCAGACGGCAGGCGTCTGCACCATCCCCTGA
- a CDS encoding prepilin-type N-terminal cleavage/methylation domain-containing protein: MRQEHKRRSQLGYNLVEVLIAMAILGMVLISIMSLFFMGQRNVYSGKQMTRAISVGTRIMEDISPITRVTVEDSFGLTDVTGADVTFGGQTYPNSVIRVASTDKGDATKDANGYLQNWSDLLALQGLGNGDINVIISAVNPTGTAPFQFDEVPIFRIRVFVEWDERLRDRFVMFDTTKVDRTL, encoded by the coding sequence GTGAGACAAGAACATAAGAGGCGGTCCCAACTCGGCTACAACCTGGTCGAGGTTCTCATCGCGATGGCAATTCTCGGCATGGTCCTGATCTCGATCATGAGTCTGTTTTTCATGGGACAGAGAAACGTCTACAGCGGCAAGCAGATGACTCGGGCGATCTCGGTCGGCACGAGGATCATGGAGGACATCTCCCCGATCACGCGTGTGACGGTCGAGGATTCCTTCGGCTTGACGGACGTCACCGGGGCCGACGTCACGTTCGGAGGCCAGACATATCCGAACAGCGTCATTCGAGTCGCGTCGACGGACAAAGGGGACGCAACGAAGGACGCAAACGGGTATCTGCAGAACTGGAGTGATCTCCTGGCACTGCAGGGGCTCGGCAACGGCGATATCAATGTGATCATCAGCGCGGTCAATCCCACAGGTACCGCGCCTTTCCAATTCGATGAAGTCCCTATCTTCAGGATCAGGGTCTTCGTCGAATGGGACGAACGACTGCGCGATCGATTCGTGATGTTCGATACGACGAAAGTCGACCGGACGCTGTGA
- a CDS encoding prepilin-type N-terminal cleavage/methylation domain-containing protein, with translation MKRTNRGQAGYTLAEALVVVAIIGLVSLVTIPNFVGYMRGQRVKNAAREFVMDLREARQTAISEYHPTKIAFESGTDKRTYRLFDGVYDTSADGGIAWTEVGQTEMFETVYFGTTTFPDSADTDDYLDIIFLTNGSVSMPSVESTLQVRTDLDVARPIYTVTVSRSGRIRME, from the coding sequence ATGAAGAGAACAAACCGAGGTCAGGCCGGATATACGCTGGCAGAAGCGCTCGTGGTCGTCGCGATCATCGGACTCGTCTCACTGGTAACGATTCCAAATTTCGTGGGATACATGCGCGGGCAGAGGGTCAAGAACGCCGCGAGAGAGTTCGTGATGGATTTGAGGGAGGCGCGGCAGACGGCGATCTCGGAGTATCACCCGACGAAAATTGCCTTCGAGTCGGGCACCGACAAGCGGACCTACAGACTTTTCGATGGGGTCTACGACACGAGTGCGGACGGCGGGATCGCGTGGACTGAAGTCGGGCAGACCGAGATGTTCGAGACGGTCTACTTCGGCACCACGACGTTCCCCGACAGCGCCGACACCGACGACTATCTCGACATCATCTTTCTAACGAACGGATCGGTTTCGATGCCGAGTGTGGAGAGCACTCTACAGGTGAGAACCGATCTTGACGTCGCAAGGCCAATCTACACCGTCACGGTCAGCAGGTCCGGACGAATCAGGATGGAGTGA
- a CDS encoding prepilin peptidase yields the protein MERSIFIGAAFVLGLIIGSFLNVVIHRLPIGESLNAPPSRCPGCGQRIHWYDNLPVLSWIILGGKCRACGAAISIRYPLVEIATGAAFVAAYLFAGATVPGLMLAAILAIVIALIFIDLDTQLLPNALTFPGFIIGLFIGALEIGRFHSRLLLSTSLNDSLIGAAVGAGILILISLVYWLLRRTEGMGRGDIKMLAMIGAVSGWKAIVPVIFIASILGAVFGISLGLSQRQGLRVALPFGPFLGLAFLGVIFFGPEIYDILFL from the coding sequence GTGGAGAGGTCGATTTTCATCGGCGCAGCGTTCGTACTCGGATTGATCATCGGAAGCTTTCTCAACGTCGTCATCCACCGGCTTCCGATCGGTGAGTCGCTGAATGCTCCCCCGAGCCGATGCCCCGGTTGCGGGCAGCGCATTCATTGGTACGACAATCTGCCGGTTCTGAGCTGGATCATTCTCGGCGGAAAGTGCAGGGCGTGCGGAGCTGCGATCTCGATCCGTTATCCGCTCGTCGAGATTGCGACCGGAGCCGCGTTCGTCGCCGCGTATCTGTTCGCGGGAGCGACCGTACCGGGCCTCATGCTCGCCGCAATCCTCGCGATCGTGATCGCTCTGATCTTCATCGATCTCGATACCCAGCTCCTTCCGAATGCACTGACCTTCCCGGGGTTCATCATCGGGCTGTTCATCGGCGCGCTCGAGATCGGCCGGTTCCATTCGCGCCTGCTGCTGTCGACCTCTTTGAATGATTCGCTCATCGGAGCCGCGGTCGGCGCCGGCATCCTCATCCTGATCTCGCTGGTCTACTGGCTGCTGCGGAGAACGGAGGGCATGGGTCGCGGAGACATCAAGATGCTGGCGATGATCGGTGCCGTATCGGGATGGAAGGCAATCGTCCCGGTGATCTTCATCGCCTCGATCCTCGGCGCGGTGTTCGGCATCAGCCTCGGGTTGAGTCAGCGGCAGGGGTTGCGCGTGGCGCTCCCCTTCGGCCCGTTTCTCGGACTGGCATTTCTAGGGGTCATCTTTTTCGGTCCGGAGATCTACGACATCCTCTTCCTATGA
- a CDS encoding TonB family protein, producing MFADSLIESTSRRRPAGSVATTGLSIGLHAAILGALIAAGLSAREAEKPMEPIRAYLVGSEPAPPPPPPPPPAAVESRPETVVRERVPVDTSFVQPTEIPETIPETELVPTETTDPAGVPGGVDGGVEGGIVGGVVGGIIGGEIGGVLGGVPGGRGEGPYRPGNDVSAPVAIYKVDPPYTEEARKARVQGIVILEAVVDVEGNVTDIEVLKPLQYGLDETAVEALRQWKYEPGKKDGQPVPVLMTVSVSFRLQ from the coding sequence ATGTTTGCGGATTCACTCATCGAATCGACCAGCAGGCGAAGGCCGGCCGGCTCGGTCGCGACCACCGGCCTCTCCATCGGTCTCCACGCGGCCATTCTTGGAGCCCTGATCGCAGCCGGACTCTCGGCTCGTGAGGCGGAGAAGCCGATGGAACCGATTCGCGCATATCTCGTCGGTTCCGAACCGGCTCCTCCACCGCCCCCGCCTCCGCCCCCGGCGGCGGTCGAGTCGAGGCCGGAAACGGTGGTCCGTGAACGCGTGCCCGTCGACACGAGCTTCGTGCAGCCGACCGAGATCCCGGAAACCATCCCCGAGACCGAGCTCGTCCCGACCGAGACCACCGATCCGGCGGGGGTGCCGGGAGGCGTCGACGGCGGAGTCGAGGGAGGCATCGTCGGGGGAGTCGTCGGCGGGATCATCGGTGGGGAGATTGGAGGCGTCCTCGGCGGCGTTCCGGGCGGGCGGGGCGAAGGTCCCTACAGGCCGGGCAACGACGTCTCGGCGCCTGTGGCGATCTACAAAGTCGACCCTCCATACACCGAGGAGGCGAGGAAGGCCCGCGTTCAGGGAATCGTCATTCTCGAGGCCGTGGTGGACGTCGAAGGAAACGTCACCGATATCGAAGTTCTCAAGCCGCTGCAATACGGTCTGGACGAGACGGCCGTCGAAGCTCTGAGACAATGGAAATACGAACCTGGTAAGAAGGATGGTCAACCCGTCCCGGTTCTGATGACGGTGAGCGTCAGCTTCCGTCTCCAATAA
- a CDS encoding MotA/TolQ/ExbB proton channel family protein, translated as MQEAFALSTIWETMGWTVRGVVLVLFLMSVWSLGLSIERYMRLRKARAQSLRLVDRIGKLLDSRRLADAESEARRSDYDKSHLAKIVAAGIARYLELRGTDREELNPAGAARRAMAREQASINADFRRGLTSLATIATTAPFVGLFGTVVGIINAFRGMHATGSGGLGAVSGGIAEALVATAFGLFVAIPAVWLYNYFIGRIDRFEAEMDNTSSEMVDVFVEDNARTERPHAVDGTRETAG; from the coding sequence ATGCAGGAAGCATTCGCTTTATCGACAATCTGGGAGACCATGGGGTGGACGGTACGCGGCGTCGTGCTCGTGCTCTTCCTCATGTCCGTCTGGTCGCTCGGTCTTTCGATCGAGAGATACATGAGGCTCAGGAAGGCGCGGGCTCAGTCGCTCCGGCTGGTCGACAGGATCGGCAAACTGCTCGATTCCCGCAGACTTGCCGACGCGGAATCCGAGGCGCGGAGAAGCGACTACGACAAGAGTCATCTGGCGAAAATCGTCGCGGCGGGGATCGCCCGCTACCTGGAGCTCAGGGGTACCGATCGGGAGGAATTGAACCCGGCGGGGGCTGCCCGGCGGGCGATGGCGCGGGAGCAGGCTTCGATCAATGCCGACTTCCGCCGCGGACTGACCAGCCTGGCCACCATCGCGACGACCGCTCCGTTCGTCGGACTTTTCGGAACCGTCGTCGGGATCATCAACGCGTTTCGCGGCATGCACGCAACAGGATCGGGGGGGCTCGGTGCGGTCTCGGGCGGCATTGCCGAAGCGCTCGTAGCCACGGCCTTCGGGCTCTTCGTCGCGATTCCCGCCGTGTGGCTGTACAACTATTTCATCGGACGGATCGACCGGTTCGAGGCTGAGATGGACAACACTTCCTCCGAGATGGTGGACGTTTTCGTGGAGGACAACGCTCGCACCGAAAGGCCGCACGCGGTCGACGGAACCCGGGAGACGGCCGGCTGA
- a CDS encoding biopolymer transporter ExbD produces the protein MAFSSGSGNGVRGDINVTPLVDVVLVLLIIFMVVTPMLQQGVEVQLPAGPHADRKPGEEDDLVVSIKQDGTVFVGQSWIADADLAGFLGEKKGYGDPTVMLKADARIEFRRVREVMKAINEAGLNRVAVLTEQRSGIE, from the coding sequence ATGGCATTCAGCTCCGGATCGGGTAACGGCGTCCGAGGTGACATCAACGTCACTCCTCTGGTGGATGTCGTGCTCGTTCTGCTGATCATCTTCATGGTGGTCACGCCGATGCTCCAGCAGGGAGTCGAGGTCCAGCTGCCCGCCGGCCCGCACGCGGATCGGAAACCGGGAGAAGAGGACGACCTCGTCGTCTCGATCAAGCAGGATGGAACGGTCTTCGTCGGACAGAGCTGGATCGCCGATGCCGATCTCGCCGGGTTTCTCGGCGAGAAGAAGGGTTACGGGGATCCGACCGTGATGCTCAAGGCCGACGCGAGAATCGAGTTCCGTCGCGTCCGCGAAGTCATGAAGGCAATCAACGAAGCAGGGCTGAACAGAGTGGCCGTCCTGACCGAGCAGCGGAGTGGAATCGAATGA
- a CDS encoding biopolymer transporter ExbD, which yields MRILSEFEHDDDPSPRRGRTAPQGEINVTPLVDVVLVLLIIFMVLTPALQMGIDVEIPPKVEVENPEMVPDEEQLVVRVAADGWWLNRTSFATRNELRDALAPILASREESERVVFFDSADELAFERAVEGLDVARAAGATRIGFLTEPVGNRPAAGSP from the coding sequence ATGAGGATACTCAGTGAATTCGAGCACGACGACGATCCCTCCCCCCGAAGAGGGCGAACTGCTCCTCAGGGCGAGATCAACGTCACTCCACTGGTGGACGTCGTGCTCGTTCTGCTGATCATCTTCATGGTCCTGACGCCCGCTCTTCAGATGGGGATCGACGTCGAGATCCCGCCGAAGGTCGAAGTCGAGAATCCCGAGATGGTCCCCGACGAAGAACAGCTCGTCGTCCGCGTTGCCGCTGATGGGTGGTGGCTCAACAGGACGTCGTTCGCGACGCGCAACGAGCTTCGGGACGCGCTCGCGCCCATCCTCGCTTCACGCGAAGAGTCGGAACGGGTGGTGTTTTTCGATTCGGCCGACGAGCTTGCATTCGAGCGGGCTGTCGAAGGACTCGATGTCGCCAGGGCGGCGGGTGCGACGCGGATCGGATTCCTCACCGAGCCCGTCGGGAATCGGCCAGCAGCCGGGAGCCCGTAA
- a CDS encoding NAD(P)H-dependent oxidoreductase: MDKGPQPCPTIETDFSDLRALFVNCTLKKSPRQSHTEGLMRVSMKIMEKAGVTVDYIRAVDFPVAPGVQPDMTGDGWPDDAWPKLRERVMSAQILVIGTPIWLGERSSVCSRLVERLYAESARTNEKGQYIYYGRVGGCIVTGNEDGIKHCSQSILYALQHLGYLIPPQADAGWIGEAGPGPSYLDDGSGGPENDFTQRNTTFMSWNLMHMARMLSDAGGVPAHGNQPELWDEGCDFGHPNPQFR, from the coding sequence ATGGACAAAGGACCGCAGCCCTGCCCGACCATCGAAACCGATTTCAGCGATTTGCGAGCGCTCTTCGTCAACTGCACTCTCAAGAAATCTCCGCGTCAGTCTCACACCGAAGGATTGATGCGGGTCTCGATGAAAATCATGGAGAAGGCGGGCGTTACGGTCGACTACATCCGAGCTGTCGACTTCCCGGTCGCGCCGGGCGTCCAGCCGGACATGACCGGCGATGGATGGCCCGACGATGCCTGGCCGAAGCTGCGCGAGCGCGTGATGTCCGCCCAGATTCTGGTGATCGGAACGCCCATCTGGCTCGGCGAGCGTTCTTCGGTCTGCAGTCGCCTGGTCGAGCGACTCTACGCGGAATCGGCGCGAACCAATGAGAAGGGGCAGTACATCTATTACGGCCGGGTCGGCGGCTGCATCGTCACGGGAAACGAGGACGGCATCAAGCACTGCAGTCAGAGCATCCTCTACGCACTCCAGCATCTCGGATATCTCATCCCCCCGCAGGCCGACGCCGGCTGGATTGGCGAGGCGGGCCCGGGTCCGTCTTACCTCGATGACGGCTCCGGCGGACCGGAGAACGATTTCACCCAGAGGAACACGACGTTCATGAGCTGGAACCTGATGCACATGGCGAGAATGCTCTCGGATGCCGGCGGCGTCCCCGCCCACGGCAACCAGCCGGAGCTCTGGGATGAGGGCTGCGACTTCGGCCATCCGAACCCTCAATTCAGGTGA
- a CDS encoding L,D-transpeptidase, with translation MTRALVHSAIATIAITLFACGGEQEETAPATTATDPRESTSVSTYLGEDPSPEEIERQRRSTEWRNVESFNRRRAREARRGQYAEQAAAVRFAPGGAAAESFDDLDPSQLTNMPVRVPIEGDVSGPSVLRAQLLLDRAGFSPGVIDGKWGKNTAVAAWWFQSENGIEPTGTIDEPTFRKLVEHSGNVNPISRYNISSSDLAKKTVSIPEDPYGKAEFDCLCYESHLEGIAEKFQTTEEFLRTLNPDANLENLSAGQPLYVPNAGSNQPVNVARINISVRGQYLHGLDESGNIVFHAPVTVGSQFDPSPSETLEVVGIAHDPTYHYQPELFHEVPDHEPTAIFPAGPNSPVGIVWMELSKENYGIHGTAAPSTIGYTSSHGCIRLTNWDAATLADSIEQGTVVEFSDPRA, from the coding sequence ATGACGAGAGCACTGGTTCACTCAGCCATCGCAACCATCGCAATCACGCTGTTCGCCTGTGGCGGGGAACAGGAGGAGACGGCCCCTGCAACGACCGCCACCGATCCGAGGGAGTCGACGTCGGTCTCTACCTATCTCGGTGAGGATCCGAGCCCGGAAGAGATCGAGCGCCAGCGCCGCTCGACGGAATGGAGAAACGTCGAATCCTTCAACCGTCGACGCGCACGCGAGGCCCGGCGGGGTCAGTACGCGGAACAGGCCGCCGCGGTGAGGTTCGCACCCGGGGGCGCGGCCGCGGAGTCGTTCGACGACCTCGATCCCAGCCAGCTCACCAACATGCCCGTCCGCGTCCCGATCGAGGGCGATGTCTCCGGGCCTTCGGTCCTCAGGGCCCAGCTTCTGCTCGACCGCGCGGGATTCTCTCCGGGCGTCATCGACGGAAAATGGGGAAAAAACACCGCTGTTGCTGCGTGGTGGTTTCAGAGTGAGAACGGGATCGAACCTACGGGAACGATCGATGAACCGACGTTCCGAAAGCTCGTCGAGCACTCGGGAAACGTCAATCCGATCTCCCGCTACAACATCAGCAGCTCCGATCTGGCAAAGAAGACCGTGAGCATCCCGGAGGATCCGTACGGCAAGGCCGAGTTCGACTGCCTCTGCTATGAGAGTCATCTCGAGGGGATCGCCGAAAAGTTTCAGACCACCGAAGAGTTCCTCCGAACCCTGAATCCGGACGCCAATCTCGAAAACCTTTCGGCAGGCCAGCCGCTGTACGTTCCCAACGCCGGATCGAATCAGCCCGTGAATGTCGCCAGGATCAACATCTCGGTCCGCGGTCAGTACCTCCACGGGCTCGACGAATCGGGCAATATCGTCTTTCATGCACCTGTGACCGTCGGCTCACAGTTCGACCCCTCCCCTTCCGAGACGCTGGAAGTCGTCGGAATCGCGCATGATCCGACGTACCACTATCAGCCCGAGCTCTTTCACGAGGTTCCCGATCATGAGCCGACCGCGATTTTCCCCGCCGGCCCGAACTCTCCAGTCGGGATCGTCTGGATGGAGCTCAGCAAAGAGAACTACGGAATCCACGGGACCGCGGCACCTTCGACGATCGGATACACCTCGTCGCACGGCTGCATCCGGCTGACGAACTGGGACGCCGCAACGCTTGCCGACTCCATCGAGCAGGGAACGGTCGTGGAGTTCTCGGACCCCCGCGCCTGA
- a CDS encoding purine-nucleoside phosphorylase: protein MIERIDEAVAWIGARVDARPDILVVLGSGLGGVVDGLETEPAIPYSEIPHAPVAKVRGHHGRMVFAKSGSKKIAILQGRAHYYEGFSMSEVVFLARVVGRMGAKFAIVTNAAGGINVDFAPGDLMLISDHINMFGDNPLRGENLDALGSRFPDLSEPYPEALRGIAKEICEQKGCGIKEGIYAGLPGPSYETPAEIRALRTLGADAVGMSTVPEVIALSHMQIPVIGISCITNMAAGILPRKLTHEEVIETTARVEQEFGSLLIDLIARLPND, encoded by the coding sequence ATGATCGAGCGAATCGACGAGGCGGTCGCCTGGATCGGCGCCCGTGTCGATGCGCGGCCGGACATCCTCGTCGTCCTCGGTTCGGGTCTCGGCGGCGTCGTCGACGGGCTCGAAACGGAGCCGGCGATTCCCTACTCCGAGATCCCGCACGCGCCAGTGGCCAAGGTGCGGGGCCACCACGGACGGATGGTCTTCGCGAAGTCCGGCTCGAAAAAAATCGCCATTCTTCAGGGTCGCGCTCATTACTACGAGGGTTTTTCGATGAGCGAGGTCGTCTTTCTGGCGCGAGTCGTCGGACGGATGGGCGCAAAGTTCGCCATCGTGACGAATGCGGCCGGGGGCATCAACGTCGACTTCGCGCCGGGAGATCTCATGCTGATCTCCGACCACATCAATATGTTCGGCGACAACCCCCTGCGAGGCGAGAATCTGGATGCGCTCGGGAGCCGGTTCCCCGATCTCAGCGAGCCGTACCCGGAGGCCCTGCGAGGTATCGCCAAGGAGATCTGCGAGCAGAAAGGGTGCGGGATCAAGGAAGGGATCTACGCTGGCCTCCCGGGACCCTCGTATGAAACACCGGCGGAAATCCGGGCGCTTCGGACTCTCGGTGCCGACGCCGTCGGGATGTCGACCGTTCCGGAGGTCATCGCGCTGTCGCACATGCAGATTCCCGTGATCGGAATCTCCTGCATCACGAACATGGCGGCCGGGATCCTTCCTCGTAAGCTCACTCACGAGGAAGTGATCGAGACGACCGCGAGAGTAGAGCAGGAGTTCGGCAGCCTGCTGATCGACCTGATCGCGCGCCTTCCCAACGACTGA